The window AGATGATCCTCCGTCTCATAATAGAGCGGCAACGAACTCAGGAAATCCAGGTGACGCTTATAAGCCTGTCTGATCCAGTGTTTGATCCGGATGTACTCCTCCCAGCCGTGATCCTGCTGCACAAAATCCGCGTCTGCTCCCACGTAGCTCATGAGGGTATGGAAGCCGCCATTGTTCAGCCAGTGTATATCCAGCTTGTCTTCATCATCGCTGAGCAGCGCGTCACAGGCCATTTTGTCATGATTGCCCTTCAGCACGACAGCACCCCATTCCTCTTGGAGGGACATGACCTGCTCGACAATAGCTTTGCTGTTTGGCCCCCGGTCCACATAATCGCCGATGAGTATGAGTTTGTCCTGATCCGGAATATAATTTACTTTGCGCAAAAGCGCGTTGAATTCCCGGTAACATCCGTGGATGTCACTGATCACTAAAGTTCTGATGGTTTTCCCCTCCCTGCCCATTGATGACTGTGTTTCAGAACCTATATTATAACATCAAAAATCACAGCCTGACCGGCATTCGTGCAGAGCTGTCCCAGCGCCACGGTACAGAGTGTCCCTCCAGATGCAGACCGCCGTACCACACATCAATGCCTTGCACCGTCACCCGGTCCGCTGCTCCATTCAGTATCTGCTCACCAAGTGCTGTCATTGTCACCTTACGGTTCAGAAAGTCCGGGACGCGGCGAAAATCGAAGTTGTCTGCAGCCAGTGTACCGTCGATCATCAAGAGCGGCTGTGCCCCCTGCACCATTCCCCAGAGATATAGCCAATATTCGAGATCACCCATGCCAAGCACATGCAGAGTGTCGGTTACTTGCCGGAACAGCTCCTTAGGCGTATCCGCTCCCCTGCGCACAGCCTCAAGAGTCGTTTGCTCCACGAGGCCAAGGCCATTGTCCACAGAAGGCAGACGCGACAAGTGGGCCTGAAATGCAGCATAGGCAAAAGGCAGTGCGGATGCCTCCAGTTCTTGTCTCCTAAGCGCGAGCAGATTAGCCATCTGCATCGGATCTGGATTAGCATAGGCCTGCCACAGTTCACTGCCCAGCTCCAGTTCCTTCTGTCCGATGCTCCGCCAAGTCCCGGACAAAGTCTTAAGCTGCGCCGGAGTCAGCTGGCCCAGACCGTGAAACAGCTCAATGCCGGGAAACTCGCCGATGCAGAGCAGACTTAGCTTAGTGCTGCCCAGCTTTTGCCCCTTGAAATAGTGCAGCAAGTAAGCCAGCATGCTCTGATCGAACAAATCATGCTCGAACCACAGCACCACTTCATCATAGCGGTTAACCCCCCGCAGCTTCTCTTCCTGCTCCGCACAGGCTGCCAGATATTCTGCTGACGAAATGCCCATCGACTGTTCGAGCGATTGTGCGCGTATCATACGCTCAGCTTCACCGGCAGGGTTCACAAAGTTCGGCCCTGCTGAGTATACCTCTCTCCACACCAGCACATCCCCCGAAACGATGCCCTGTTTCAGCATATTGCCTACGGAATCCCCATTTACGATATGCAGCATATTCCCGCCTCCTTCATATAGGTTGTTGAACATGGAAGCAAGGTTGATGACGGGGAGTGCACCTCTCAGCTTACGCCGTCCGTCGAACAGCCTTTTTTTCAGCGCTGACACTGGAATGTCCAGATAATCGGAGATTTCCTGCAGGGAATAGCCGTAGAAATAAAACAATTGCAGCGGCACCCGCAGCTTGTCGCTCAGGGCTGACACCGATTGCTGCAGCACCAGTGCACCTTCCCTCCGCTCAGCGATTTCTGCGACACCTGCCGACTCTTGAGAAATGTGCATGGCATCATTCAAGGGAAGCATCGCCTGTCTCTTACGCCTCAGCGACCGCTGGCATTGTCTCACGACAATCGTCTTGAACCAACCCGGAAACGCAGACGGCAGCTGCAGCTTGCCGATATTGGTATAAGCTTCGAGGAAAGCCTCCTGCACAGCATCTTCCGCCAGATGAACATCGTTCAGCATGTCATAAGACACCGCAAACGCCATCCCGCGAAAATGCGCCATCAGCTGCCCAAATGCCTCAGCATCTCCTTCTTGTACCTCTTCAACCAGCCGCGTTACCATACCGGACCTCTTTTCACATGTTCTTAATCTTAAGTGCCGTGATGGGGGTGAAAGGTTACAACCTGTTCGGCCTATTCTGTAATAAAAACAAAACCCCGGAGAGTCTCCCCAGAGTCATAGCATCTATAGTGTACTGTCAGGTGCATACCTTTTCACTTCCGAAAAATCATCCGTTCTCTTTTTCAACCTCTTCCGTGCTGTAGTACTTTTTTAACTTAGTGATGACTTCTTCGGGAATAGCACTCTTGAAGTTTAGGGACACTAGCTCGTTGATTGCCCGATTTATGGGGAACTCTAGTTCATTTGAATAATCCTTCATCTCATCCGTGAAGCCTGCAATACAAATGCCGTAACTCCGTTCCCCCCAGACCGCCCATTTCATAGAAGGAGGCATCCACACGAAAAGCTCGGAATTATGTAAAATCGCGTCAGCCGGGCTCTCCTCCGGACCTTGTCCGATCATATTCCAATAATCAGCAGCGGTAATGTCTTTTGGAATAATACATCAGTTGTACTGAGCAAATTCCTGATAATAATAGTTTACAGGATGTGGATCTAAGACGGCCATCAGAATATTGGAGTCACCAGAAAGTGCCATAAGCCGCTCCAGCTCATTCCAAAAAGAAAAACTCATAACAGCATCGAAGTCGAATACTTTTATCCGCTTAAAGGGGAGTTTGAAAATCTGTTCCGGCAGCCGTTGTTCCCACTCAAACACCGGTTGCACCATATGTAATGCATCATTAAATTTCTTAGTATCCTTAATATAATTCAGATTCATTAGTCAGCTCCAATAACTCGTAATTACCCGTTCTGAGCCGTTACCGGATTAACCGCAAAGATAGAATGAATGTTGCCTTCTGGATCTGCGAAGAACCCTGTGGTGTGCCCCCAGGACATTGACTTTGGAGCTGTAATTTCAGTTGCCCCTTTTGAAACCACCTCTTGATACATCATGTGGACAGCATCTGGAGATTCACATTCGAAATTAAGTTCGAAGGCTTGCCCTTTACGCTCTTCTAAATAAGTATGGTGGTCATTCGTGTTTTCCGCCATTAAGGTTGTTGAACAAATCGCAAGACGAATACCGCTATTTACAAATTCAGCATAATGGTTCTCTTCAATGACCGTCTCAAATCCCAAAACATCACGATAAAAGCTAGCTAATTTAGGTACATCCTGCGCCAAAACCGTAAGTCCCTCTAATTTCAATCTCATGTGCTGAACTCCACCTTTTCTATGGTTTTTTGTTCATGATTCTCCAGATCCATAAAGAATTCGGTCAACTATAATTCTGAAAAGCTCAAAATATCTTTAGTAATTTGTGAAAATAACTCCTCTGTATTTGGAAAATATCTTGTTTTAATCAGATAAACCCTGTCACTCACAATCTCTTCTGCAAAAAAATCATACGTCAAATCGGGTAGTATGGAAATAGACGCCATATGACTTGACTGTTGAAAGAGCATACTCCAGCTTTGCTTTCTCATAAAAAATCACATTTTCGATTACAATATTCCTGTCTAACTCAGCGATCAGCTTATTTATGAATTGTTGTATGACAATTAACACTCTTAATCCTCCAATCAACTAAACCCTCGGTCTTGTATTAACGTACTTCCAGCCAGATTCATTGCCACTGCTAATTTGATTTGATTCACTTTGCTTAACCTTAATCTATATTGCGGTACGAGTAGAATTGATTTAATGATCGGATTCTTTTGTGCTAACCTGGGCATTTCTATGTCTACAACTATAGAATCGTTTATGAGAATTTTGTAAAAATCCTCCTCTTGCTCAGGAATCCAATGAAGGATGTAAGCCGTCTCCAACCCCGGAAACTTTTCACGAATATATGTAAGAAAGGCTGCCTTATCCGTATCTTCAAAAAGGGTCTTATTAGATAAAATTAGCTGTTCTCTTAAAGCTTGCTCAGTTCGGGTCCCAACAAGTTTCACTTCATTTCCCCCCAGTGAGATCATACAACCAGCTTCAATCAACCAACTCCCGTCAACATCAGTGATTTTGCAAAAAAGAAAGAAGCAACCTTCTTGCATGTTCATGATTCTCCAGATCTATTGAGATCGACGGATAGCTGGACAGGCTTGTTTTGATAAAAGAATATTGCGGGAAGCGTTCGAAGAAACTCTTTTTTAATAGCTCAAGTTGCCTATCGGGAATTCCAGCGGTATGGTCATTTACAACATAACTAATCGTTCCAGCAATCAGCGCACAGTATTCACTGAAATCTGCATTAAAACATTCATCTTCAAGCTGCGCGAGCGCCTCTGCATGATCTTCCTTCAACCTCATGGAGTCCCTATAGGGAAAAGAACGGCTCAATTGTGTCATGTACATCTGTGCTAACTCCTGAACGATTTCCGGTTTATCCGACACGTCCATATCTCCAACTGATCCTCCCCACACCTTGGGCTGCTCCAGCAAAAACCAGCAATTCACTTCATCATATCCTGTGATTTGCGCTTCAACCAATAAGCCCTTACTGATATTAGCTTGTTGTGAATGTGCAGCACATTCAGCATAGTCGGCCAGCCCAAGCGCCTCTTTATCCGGTATACTTACGATCACTCCTTGGGGATATAGAACTTCAAGATAACCCATGATTGTTGTGCCTAGAGGCAGCGTCTTCTTATTCTCAAGCCAGCGTGGCTGCTGCTCAGTAATCATCTCATCCCACACGGCTTCGAATGCTTCCTTGGGAATTATTTCCAGATCGGGATCATCCAAGGGTAACTCATGTTCCGCCAGGAAAAATTCGTGTTTTTTCACATTGGAGATCTTACTCTCTTTGCCTTCCTCCAACAACATCTGTCTATAGGCTATGCCTTCGTCATCCACTTCGAAGTACCATTTCTGCTTGTCTGATTGCTGCAGTAAATAAATCATGGGATCGTACTCCTCTTATCGAAGGCTTGCCTTTTTCACCGGGATTAATATCCTCGAATGTTCAAAAATATGGACATCATATGAGCTATCTAAGCTAACATCTATATATCCAGGTGCCAGAGAAAATGTCCGCACTTCATTGCTGTCCTGAACCCAAACTTTATCACTAGCTCGATATTGCAACTCCCGCTTAATGATTGTGACCGCTCTTTCGTTATAGCCCTTAAAAATGTCTTTAGTCACGTTGTAAAGATCCAGTCCAGCAATAAGCATTAAGTAAAATGCAAAGAGGGATATCACATAAACAAAGATCTTCTTCCACCATTGATCGGACCTTGAAGTATTCCGCTTAACTGCCAAGGGATATTCTACAACAAGAAGATAAAAAACGATTAGAATTGGGAGCATCTTATACAATAAAATCCTTTGTTCATACGAATTGTACTTAACAAGTATAGTTATGATCCCGGCACTGAGAATTACTATAAAGAAGATCCTCAACTGGTTTCTTATTTTGATATGCATAACATTTTTCCTAACTAGGTTAGAGTTGGCGTTCACTTAAGTTATCCTTAAGACGGATAGCCGGGATCTGTAAACAATTTCAACATCTACCCGGCATTCCCCTGCTATTAATTCGTCTTTCCCGGCTGTATCCTTATTCTCACTCTCACTAGTAGGCATAAGAAAACCTCGAGAGATTTCCCTCAGGGTTTAAGTACAGTTAAAGCTTATTAGATCAACGGTAATACCGGTCCCGGTATTCCTGCGGCGTGCAGCCCTCGTTTTTCTTAAACTGATAGGTGAAATACGCAGGGGTCTGGAAGCCGATCCGCTCAGAAACTTCATAGATTTTGATGGTGGGGTCCTGGAGCAATTCCTTCGCTTTTTTCATCCGCAGGCTCTTGACGAAGTCGGAGATGGTCTGCCCGGTTTCTTTTTTGAAGAGAACACTTAAATGTCCTGCGCTGATATGAAACATATCCGCCAGCTGCTTGACCGTCATACTATCCGGCAATTGTTCTGCGATATAGGAAGCAATGCGGTTAATCAGATGATGCTGCTGCAGGGTCCGTTCTTTACGCGCAAGTCCGAAGGCAGAGTCAATATATTCTAGTATGATGGCTTTCATCACAGGCACGGTTTTGCATTCCAATATCCGGTGCAACGCCCGGTTGCTGAGATAAGTGACGGCCTCCACATCGTTCCATAATTTGCGTGTAAACTCGCCGACCAGGCTGATGCTGAAGGACTGGATATAGGCGAAGGAATGGCCCTTAGCCTCCATCTGCTCATACGCCGTGCCGACTTCCCTGGCCAGCAGTACCGGATCATCGCCTTCCGCCAGGGAGAGCAGGCTAGGCAGCATGATTTCCCGTTCTCTTACATCTTCATACGCCTTCCGCTCCATTCTCCCCACATGCAGCAGCAAGCCGTTATCGCTCTGGCGGGCATCGGCGACCGTATATTTGATCTCCCGGTAGAGCTGCCCGGTCTCCTCCCATTTCCGGCCTTCTCTGCTGATTCCGACGGTAACGGAAACCTGATACGTATTTCGCATGTAGTCTTGAACGAAGGTCATTTGTTTGTCGAGCAGCATCCTTTTTTCAGAAGTCGGATTGACCAGAATGGCTGCCACCCCGTCGGGTTTGACCGCTGCCGCCAGCATGACCCCCATATCCTGCAAAGATATAGCAAGAGATTGCTGAAGCGCTGAATTCAACATCAGCCGGCTTCTGGCCTCCCGCACGGAAACGTTAAAATCATCGAACACAGCTACAATCAGCAGAATTCCATGCGTTAGGCGCGGAAGATTAAGCAAATGCGCCCAGGATGACAGCACCCCCGCCTCCATCGGCTCATCTTCCAGCAGCTCATAAACAAACGACTCCTTCAGCAGCTCCCTGCTGTCTGATACCATGGTCTGCAGATGCAGAGTCTGCTCGTTGATTTGCTTGATGTTCTCGATGGTTTGCCGGAAGGCGGTTAACTTACGCTCAATCTCACCCAGCTTAAGAGGTTTGAGCACATACCCCTGCGCTCCCACTTCAATAGCATCCTGAGCGAATTCGAACTCATTGTAGCCGCTTATAATTAGAATCTGTATTTCCGGATGGATGATTCTTGCTTCTCCTGCCAGTTCAATCCCCGTTATACCCGGCATGGTAATGTCGGTGATCAGCACATCTACCCGGTTATCATGCAGCAGCGGAATAGCCTCTTCACCTGTTTCTGCGGTTAGCGGGATGGCATAGCCAAGTTTCGTCCAGGGGATATGCCGGATTAATCCCTGGATATGAGACGGCTCGTCGTCCACAATAAGTGCTTGCAGCACGTTTTATCCCTCCCGGAAAAGCTCTGGTTTGTCCGTACAGGCAGGCAGCTCAATGGTGACCAGCGTACCTTGTTCAGGTGTGCTATTGATCCTAAGCTTGCCGGCGTGGCCGAAGTATAATGAAAGGCGTTCGCTAATGTTCAGTAATCCGAAGCCGTTGCCCTTTCCGGCCTTCTCACCTTTTTGGATAAGCGTCAGTGTGTCCGGAGCAATGCCGATGCCATTGTCGTTTACCTGGAAACGGATCATCTGATCGTGCCGCTGAATGGAGATGACTATACAGGCACCTGGCCGGGTAAATATACGTCCGTGAATATAAGTATTCTCCACGATTGGCTGCAGGATCATTTTGATGGAATAGAGCTCCATAACGGATTCATCCAGTTCCCATTCCACCTGGACGCGACCCGGATAACGAAGCTGCTGAATGTCAAGATAGGCCCGCACATGCTCAAGCTCATTCCTGATTAGCGTAACATTGGATTTGTTATCAAGCGCGAACCGGTAAAAGGTAGTCAGCGCTTCAATAGCCTCCACCTGTACCTGATCACCCTGATCCAGCGCCCGCCACTGAAGCAGACTTAGTGAATTATAGATGAAATGAGGATTGATCTGTGCTTGAAGCGCCTGGAATGATGACTCTTTCTCCTTTAATTTGGCACTGCTTAACAGTTCAAGCAGACTGCCAAGCCGTCCCGCCATCTGATTGAACATGACCTCCAGATCCCCGACCTCGTCCCTGCTCCGGCTCTGAAGCCACACGTTAAAGTCACCTTCGGCGATATCGCTCATCCGGTTGCTTAATTTACGGATTCGCAGCACGACGTTCTTGAGTACGATCATGACCAGGAACATGGACAGGAACAGGAAAAATATTGTTATCCCAACAATACTGTATACCGTTGTGGAGGATTGCTGCTCCATTTTACGCATTTGGACAAGCGCAGCGATTTTCCAGGCTCCGTTTAATTGCCGGACTGCAAAATATTCACCATTGTCCGTAATCACTTCAGCGTTCTCATCTCCCGGCCATAGGCTGGAGAGCCCGGTTGATGCAAGCGGCTTGCCAATCATGGTCCGGTCAGAAGCTGCAACCACCCGGTCATGCTCATCTAGGAGAAACAGGCTTCCTTCCCCGCTAAAGGGTCGGTCCATCAGTTCGCCGAATACGCTGTTATAATCCAGCAGCATATAGATGGCACCAAATACATACCCGCTTGCATTTGTTATTTTCCTGGACACAATCAGCTTGGGATTCTCCCCGGGGATGTCAGACCATTGCAACGCAACTGGCGACGCCATTACCCTTTCGTACCACGACTCCTCATCTCCCCCGGGGAGCGGACGGACGGACGGCTTCCAGAGAAGTCCCCCATCTTCGATCAGTGTTGGATTGACATGATAAATCCGGAAATTCTCGATCCCGGTCAAATAACGGCTCATCACCTGGAATGACCGGTCCACATAATTCACGGAAGCAAGCTGGTCCTCCCAATTCTCATAGGTCCAGGACAGCCTGGAGATCAGTTCCCCGTCCGTTCCGGTCCGGTTGACGAGCAGATCATAGCTTTGTTTTCTGAAATCAATGCTCTGTGCTGTTTGCCGGACAGCTTCGTTAATGGTGAGCATGTAGTTGGATCTGACATTTTGCAGCGCCAGGTAACCTGCTCCGATGCCCAGAATAACCGTAGGGATAAACACAACCAGTCCATAAAAAACGACTATTTTCCGGCGTAGATTCATGGTGCGGGTCATCCGGAGGATACGTCTCTCAAGCCAGCGTCGCAATGTACATCCTCCCATCTTTTCCCTAAAAATCACACGCAATAAACCGGAAAGGGAGCCTCCCTGTGTACAGGACTGCTCCGCTTTACTTAAGTTCAGTTTACCTTGTTCCGTCCGGACCGGACAAGCCTCAGCTCTATTTGCCCATCGCCTGATACAGCTCGTTCCACTCCTGCTTCAGCTCGCTCCAGTGTCCGCGTTTTTCCAGAGCAGAAGTGAAATCACTCCACACCTTTTCGAACTTGTCATCACTGCTTGCCATCAGCAGCTTGGCGCGGTATTCCTTATAGACAGTGTCTAGTTCAGGAGCATACTTCTCCCAGACACCTCCGGCTTTGGCTTTTACCATATCATAGTTTTCGGCTACGCGGGTTGCTCCCATTTGTCCAATCTGCTTGGAGAATTCACCGGTCTTCGCTCCTCCTGCATGAACATTCTCCGAGGTCCACCAGGCATACCACTTATTGCTGTAAGTCGAAGTCATATACAGTTCTGGCGTCAGCTGTGCTTTTTTGGCAGCATCGCCGGAGTTGCGCAGCTCTTTGTATTCAGGATCAATGAACGTCCATTTTCCATATGGCTGATCCACCCAATCCCAGTACTTCCCTGCCGGCCCTTCGTTCACGACCATGCCCTGCTCCGGTTTCGGGGATAAGGTATAGTCATAGAACTTCAGGATGGCGTCCAGATTCTTCGTTTTTTTGCTGATGTACGTGTCATCACCGGGATAAGGATTGATCACTTGCGTCGTGCCCAGTTGGGCCACACCATCCACTTTAGGGAACGGAATCGGCTTATAATACCATCCGGGTCCGGTTGGACCGTCAAGAACCTCCCATACGGACTGGTTGAAGTTCCAGAAGCTCCCGATATTCATCGCATAGCGGCCGCTTTTATTTTTCTCCACATATCTTTCACCTTTATCAGTAAGCGCTTCGGGATCAATCAGCTTCTTTTGATACAGGCTGTTCATCCACTTGTAGGCGGCCTTGAAGCCCGGATCGTCATACATGAAAATATAGTTGTCACCGTCTTTGCGGACCGGGGTAACACCGCCGGCAGAAGCAACGGTCACACCGAAAGCAGACAGTACTGTATACTCGTCGTTCTTATCTGTAAGAATCCCCAGCGGCAGAAGCGCCTTACCGGATTCATCCTTCAGCTGAGAGGCCTTCTCCAAGTAGCTCTCTACCCCGGCAAGTGTGGTGAGATCCGCCTCCTTCATTCCCGTCTTCTCCAGAATATCCGTACGGATAAACCATGCATTGGAGGACCAGCCCGGCCATGGATCAGCAGGATCTATATCGAAGTAGGAAGGAATGGACCAGATATGTCCGTCTGCATCCTTCATCTGATCAAGATAAACCTTGGGAATCGCAGCCAGACCCGGATATTGTTCAGGCATGTCAAAATACTGTTCAAGCGGCATAATCAGATTGGATCGCTTCATGGCATCATCGACAACCTGGCTTCGCTGGAAAATCGCCGCATCGTCAAACCCGCCTGTATTCAGCTTAAGATTTAGCGCGGTAGCAGCATCCCCTTGTGTTGCTTCCAGCTTCACATCGATTCCCGGTTCCTCTGTTTTCCAATATTGTTGAATAGAACTGTCATTATTAATGGTTGCGGTCCAGCCCAGCCATAGCTTGAAGCTGTTAGAACCCTTCGTATCTGTCTTAGTATCCGCAGCTGCCGAGCTTGTTGCTGCAGCGTTATCCGCTCCTGTGCTGTTCTGCCCTGCTGAATTACTGTTGCCGGAGCAGCCTGCCATGAGGCCAAGTGCAGCCGCCAAGGTTAGCGCCAGCGCACTTTTCATCCCGTTTTTTCTAATATCCATTTGGTTCATCCCCTTTTCATCAAGTCACTTGGTATATGAAAGATTGCTTATACCCGCGGTTATCCTTTGACCGAGCCAATCATCACACCTTTGACAAAATATTTCTGCAGGAACGGATACACCAGCAGAATCGGCAGCGCGCTGATCATAACGGTAGCCATTTTGACGGACATTAGCGTAATATTACTCATTGAACTGCGTGCGAGTGCCTCCTGATTCTGATTGGAGCTTAGCACGGAGGACAAGTCCTGCGCGGTCAGCAGCTGCTGCAGAAAGGTCTGGACCGGAATCAGATTCTGGTCGTTGACATAAAAGGCGCCGGAGAACCAGTCGTTCCAATGACCAACAGCCGTGAACAACCCCAGCGCGGCAAGCATCGGCTTCGAGAGCGGCACGATGATCTGCAGCAGAATCCGGAAAGGTCCGGCTCCGTCCAGTTCTGCACATTCGATCATTACCTCCGGAATCCCCTGGATGAATTTCTGCATGACGAACATGTTCCAGACGGAGAACAGGCCGGGGATTACATACACCCAAAAGGTATTGGTCAGTCCGAGCTTGAACAGCTGGATATAGAAGGGAATCAAGCCGCCGTTAAACAGCATGGTAATAAGAATATACGTTAGAATGCCGTTACGGAAAGGCAGATGTTTGTAAGAAAGGCCGTAGGCCGCCATAATGGTAACCGCCAACCCGCCAAAGGTTCCAAGAACCGTTCTTCCAATGGTAATCAGATAAGCGTGGCGTATCACCGGATTGCCGAGCACAATTTCATAATTGATCCAGGTGAACGAACGCGGCCAGAGATACACTCCTCCTTTTGCCGCATCCGCCCCGGTATTGAGCGAAATCGCCAGCATATACAGGAATGGATAAATGACGCTAACGCACAGCAGTGCCAGCAGGAGCACGATAATCCATTGCCCCGTACGTTCAAGCACAGTGACTTTCATCGGTTACCACAGCCCCTCTCCATTGATTTTTCGGGATACTGAGTTCGTCGTCAGGACCAGAATGAGGCTAATGACCGATGAGATCAGCCCGACAGCAGTCGCCACACCGAAGTAACCCTGCTGCAGCCCGTTGCGGAGCACATACGTATCCAGTACATCGGCAACCTCCTGATTCGCCGAGTTCATCATCGGATAGATCTGGTCCATCCCTACGGTAATCAGACTCGGAATACTGAGGATCAGAACGATTGAGATGGTCGGCAGAATGCCTGGCAGTGTAATATGCCGGATCTGGGCCAGTTTCCCCGCCCCTTCGACCTTCGCCGCTTCATACAGCTGCGGGTCAATCGTTGAGATGGCTGCCAGATAGAGAATCGTGTTCCAGCCGACCTCTTTCCACAGACCGCTGGACACAATCATGGGCCGGAACCATTCTGTAGAGCCGAGGAAGAAGATCGGATCTCCGCCCATCTTCGTGATCAGATCGTTGGCGAGCCCACCGTCTAGCGTCAGAAAGGACTGGAGAATATACGCCACAACAATCCAGGAGAAAAAATGCGGCAGATAGCTGACCGATTGCACAAACCGTTTAAACGCCGAGTTTTTAATCTCGTTAATCATCAGCGCGAGCAGAATCGGCAGCGGAAAGCCAAAAATAAATTTCAGCACAGAAATATAGAGAGTGTTCTTAACCACCTTCCAGAACTGCTCCTCATGGACAAAAGCGAAATTCTCCAGCCCGGTCCAGTGGCTTCCCCAAATCGTCGAGCCGATCGCAAAGTCTTTAAAGGCAATTTGAATCCCCGCCATAGGGATGTAGTTGAATAAAAACAGCAGGACAACGGCAGGCAAAATCATGACATACTGCCAGCGGTATTTGAGCATCCTTGCGACCATATGATCCCTCCTTATCTATACACTCATTCTACTTTTGATCCCGGAGCAGGAGTATGGTACAACGATTAGATTTTGATCGTTTTGATTCGACGTTGGTTGTAAGCGGTTGCAGAAAAATATAGATAAATACAACTCGGGCAGCGTTCCTCCTGCGATAGAGAAACGCTGCCCGAGTTGTAAGGCCACTGAATTATTCTGTTATTAATCCCCTGACAAAATCAGCACATTCCCGCACCAGCTTATGCATCTGCTCCGGCATCACACACCGTTTTTCCAGCACCGGCCTTTGCCAATCAGAATCTTTAATTATAACTACCGCGAATTCTTTCCGGTACCAGCCTAGGTCCAGCACATATGAATCATCGCGGTAGGCAACCTGGAAAATGTCCTCCTGATCCAGAAATTTCGTTCCATCATAAGTAACAATTCCCGGGGAGAAATCAATGTCGTCGAACATTTGAGTGTATGGCTCCTTTGGTTTTATTCATGATTTTCCAAGCAAAGCCTGGTTTATCCCTCTCTTTATTAAATCGTTCCTCAATATACATTTGTACGGGATACTCTATAGAATAGAATCTTTTGCAAGTTGATTCACTCTGTGTAATACATCCACAATTTTATCTTGCACTGACTCTGCAGTTTTATCTTCTAAAGTTAAAAGCTGCAGCAACACATTTATCGCTTGCCTAAAGCTAACCGGACTTGATCCCACTAAGCCGTGAGCGCCGGTATCAATTACTATCCTACCTGAAGGCAGCAGGACATCCGGGTCAGCAGACAGCTTCTGTATCTCATCAATAACCGCATGTATATATTCCTCTGGAATTCCGCATTTGATCACATCTGGCTGTAAAGCAATCACATCATCAACAATCAAATCATCATCGAAGCCAATCTCAGCCTGAACAACCAGTACACCATTATCAGACGGAAAATACGAAACACCGATATTTGCGTAATTACTCACCATACGGGCTGCTAATACCAGTTCAATAGTAAGAGCACAATGGGCGTGGTATGTATAACTTTTTAGAGGAAAAGATTGATCGACCCTACCCTTGGAGCGATACGGTCGATGTGGATATTCATTCAGCCATACACGGCCCCGTTTATACGCGCCTAAATCCTCGAAATTCATAA of the Paenibacillus pedocola genome contains:
- a CDS encoding carbohydrate ABC transporter permease produces the protein MKVTVLERTGQWIIVLLLALLCVSVIYPFLYMLAISLNTGADAAKGGVYLWPRSFTWINYEIVLGNPVIRHAYLITIGRTVLGTFGGLAVTIMAAYGLSYKHLPFRNGILTYILITMLFNGGLIPFYIQLFKLGLTNTFWVYVIPGLFSVWNMFVMQKFIQGIPEVMIECAELDGAGPFRILLQIIVPLSKPMLAALGLFTAVGHWNDWFSGAFYVNDQNLIPVQTFLQQLLTAQDLSSVLSSNQNQEALARSSMSNITLMSVKMATVMISALPILLVYPFLQKYFVKGVMIGSVKG
- a CDS encoding cache domain-containing sensor histidine kinase, yielding MRRWLERRILRMTRTMNLRRKIVVFYGLVVFIPTVILGIGAGYLALQNVRSNYMLTINEAVRQTAQSIDFRKQSYDLLVNRTGTDGELISRLSWTYENWEDQLASVNYVDRSFQVMSRYLTGIENFRIYHVNPTLIEDGGLLWKPSVRPLPGGDEESWYERVMASPVALQWSDIPGENPKLIVSRKITNASGYVFGAIYMLLDYNSVFGELMDRPFSGEGSLFLLDEHDRVVAASDRTMIGKPLASTGLSSLWPGDENAEVITDNGEYFAVRQLNGAWKIAALVQMRKMEQQSSTTVYSIVGITIFFLFLSMFLVMIVLKNVVLRIRKLSNRMSDIAEGDFNVWLQSRSRDEVGDLEVMFNQMAGRLGSLLELLSSAKLKEKESSFQALQAQINPHFIYNSLSLLQWRALDQGDQVQVEAIEALTTFYRFALDNKSNVTLIRNELEHVRAYLDIQQLRYPGRVQVEWELDESVMELYSIKMILQPIVENTYIHGRIFTRPGACIVISIQRHDQMIRFQVNDNGIGIAPDTLTLIQKGEKAGKGNGFGLLNISERLSLYFGHAGKLRINSTPEQGTLVTIELPACTDKPELFREG
- a CDS encoding ABC transporter permease, translated to MVARMLKYRWQYVMILPAVVLLFLFNYIPMAGIQIAFKDFAIGSTIWGSHWTGLENFAFVHEEQFWKVVKNTLYISVLKFIFGFPLPILLALMINEIKNSAFKRFVQSVSYLPHFFSWIVVAYILQSFLTLDGGLANDLITKMGGDPIFFLGSTEWFRPMIVSSGLWKEVGWNTILYLAAISTIDPQLYEAAKVEGAGKLAQIRHITLPGILPTISIVLILSIPSLITVGMDQIYPMMNSANQEVADVLDTYVLRNGLQQGYFGVATAVGLISSVISLILVLTTNSVSRKINGEGLW